CGATCCGGCGTACTACCGGGACGATCTCGGGTACTGGCGGACCCGGAACCCGGACATCTTCTACGGCGTCGAGTTCAGCATGATCCTCGACAACCTCTGGTCGCGGATCGATACGAAGGACGGCGGTTCGTGAGACGCCTCGCGGCCATAAGCCTCTTCGCGGCGCTCGCGCTTTCCTGGGGGTGCGCGAAGAAGATGCCGAACGAGCCGGACGGCACGGGGAGCATCTTCGCCACGGTCGCCGACGTGTCGGGGTTCTTCGAGGGGAGCGTTCCCGGTGAGCCCTTCCCCCTCGACGGCGTCGAGGTGCGCATCCAGGGGCGCACGCACGACTTCTCCGGCGCCGTGAACACCGGAAACGGCTCCACGGCGAGCTTCGATCGCCTGCCCGCCGGACGGTACAGCCTCTTCGCGCGCAAGGAGGTCCTCGACGGGGACGCGAGGAAGATCTTCACCGGCTCGGCCGACATCCTCGTCGACGGGGGCGGGACCGTCGATGCAAACGTGACGACCGACATCGTGGGAACGAGCGATCTCCTGATCAACGAGATCTTCTACGCGGGCTCCGACGCGTCCTCCTTCTTCTTCTACGACCAGTACGTCGAGATCCACAATTCGTCGGGAGACACGCTCTATCTCGACGGCATGTTCCTCACGCGGCAGACGCAGACGGTCTATCCCGACCAGAACGACATCGACCACGTCCGGGCGCTCTACGTCTTCCAGTTCCCCGGGACGCCGGCGACGGGCCGGCAGTACCCCATCGCGCCGGGAGAGTACGTCGTCGTCGCGGCGGACGCCGTCGACCACAGCGCCTGGATACCGAGCAGCATCGACCTCTCCGTGGCCGACTGGGAGTTCTTCAACCCGCTGGCCAACGACTACGACAACCCCGACGTGCCGAACATCATCAGCATCAACCCGTACAGCAGGTCCGACTACCTGATCAACCTGGCGCACGGGTCCGTCGTGCTGGCCACCGGGGAAGAGTACTTCTTCGAGGAGATGGACGAGGAGACGATCCGCGTCGGGATCCCGATCGGCACGGTCGTCGACGGCGTCGAGTACGCGTCGAGCACGGACAAGACGAAGCAACTCACCACACGCGTCGACGCGGGATTCGCGGGGATCGGCAACACGCGATACAGCGGGCAGTCGGCGGAACGGCGCGAGCCGGGCCTCGACACGAACGATTCGACCTTCGATTTCGAGCTTTCGGCGCGCCCGACCATCGGGTACTCCCACGCCGAATAGGAGATCGCCATGAGCGTACGAAATGCGACGGCGGTGCTGGCGGCGGCGATCCTGGCCGCGCTGGCCGGCTGCGCGAAGGAGATGCCCGGGGAGCCCGACGGATCGGGCCGGCTCTACGTCACCGTCGCCGACATCTCGGGGTTCTTTCCCGGGAGCCAGCCCGGCGTGCCCTTCGCCGTCGACAGCGTCGAGATACGGGTCCAGGGGCGGTCGCACGACTACACCGGATCGCTCAACACGGGAAGCGGATCGGAGGGGCTGTTCGAGAAGCTGCCCTCCGGCAACTACAGCGTCTTCGCCAGGAAGGAAGCCTTCGCCGACGGCAAGAAGAAGGTCTTCACCGGGTCGGCCGACATCCTCGTCGTCGGGACGGGGATCGTCGAGGATTCGCTGATCACCGACATCGTCGGAACGAGCGACCTTTTGATCAACGAGGTCTTCTATGCCGGGTCGGACGCCTCCTCGTACTTCTTCTACGACCAGTACGTGGAGCTCTACAACTCCTCGCGGGACACCCTCTACCTCGACGGGAAGATCATCACGAGGCAGATGCAGACCTACTATCCCGACCAGGACGAGGTCGATTACGTGCGGGCCCTCTACGCCTTCCAGTTCCCCGGCACGCCGGTCACGGGGCGCCGGTACCCGATCGCGCCGGGCGAGTTCGTCGTCGTGGCCGCCGACGCGGTCAACCACCAGGTGTGGGTGCCGAAGAGCATCGACCTCTCCGTGGCCGACTGGGAGTTCTTCAATCCGCTCGGGAACGACTACGACAACCTCAACGTGCCGAACGTCACGAGCATCCATCCGGACAGCCGCATCGATTACCTGATAAACCTGTCGCACGGCGCGGTCGTCCTCGCCACGGGCGAGGAATATTCCTTCTACGAGTACGACGAGGGCAAATTCCAGGCGCTCATCCCGATTTCGACGGTCGTCGACGGGATCGAGTACGCCTCGACCACCGAGGCGACGAAGGAGTTGACCTACCGGGTGGACGCCGGGTTCGCCGGTCTCGGCAACTCCAAGTACAGCGGCCAGTCGACCGAGCGGCGGGAACTGGGACTGGACACGAACGATTCGACCTTCGATTTCGAGCTCTCGGCGAGGCCGACCGTCGGCTACTCGCACGTGCAGTGAGGAGAGAGATGAGAAAGTTCGCCATCGCCATCGCGGCCCTGCTCGCCGCCCTGCCGGCGTGCATAAAGGAGAAGCCGTCTGATCCCGACGGGGCGAACAGCATCGTCCTCTACGCCGTCGACACATCACGGACGGCCGGGGAAGGGTGGCGAACGATCGCCGAGGCGACGGTAAGGGTGAACGCGACGACCTTCTATCTCCAGGAGACCTACGAGACGGACGGCGAGGGGAAGGTGGCGATCGCCGGGCTTCCCGCGGGCGAGTACATATTCGTCGCGGAAAAGACGCGGGAGGAGGAGAACGTCCTCATCCTGGGCAACATGAGCCGTACCCTCAGGCACGTGACGGGGCTCGTCGACACCGTGTTCATGTCGTACCTCACCGCGTCGCCCCTCGTCATCAACGAGGTCTTCTACTGCGGGTCCGATGCGTCGAAATACTACTACTACGACCAGTTCATCGAGCTCTACAACTCCTCGAACGAGACGATCTTCCTCGACGGCTACATCGTCTGCCGCGGCACGCAGATCACCGGGATGGTCGATTTCCAGGCGATCGATTTCGCGCTCGGCTATTACGGCTTCGCCTTCCCCGGCACGCGCGGCGTGACCGAGCTCTGCCCGATCAAGCCGGGCCGGCATCTCGTCATCGCCTGCGACGCGATCGACCATTCCCTCTACAGCCGTTTCGGGGTGGACCTCTCCGGCGCCGACTGGGAGTTCTTCAGCCCCCTCGGCAACGACTACGACGTGCCCGGGGTGCCCAATCTCACGACGATCACCGACAACGGCACCGATTTCTCGATGAACCTGAACCACGCCGCCGTCTGGATCGCGACGGGGGAGGAGTACTGGTTCGAGGATTACGCCGATCCGTCTTCCGGCACCGTCAGCACCTACCTGCACATCCCGCTCTGGACGGTCGTCGACGCGGTCGAGTATTCAGCCAATCCCGAATCCGACAAGTACATCAGCCGCGAGGTCGACGCCGGCCTCGGCGGCAACGGCATGGCCCGGTACACGGCGCAATCGATCGAACGGCGCTTCCCGGGTCTCGATTCCAACAACAGCACATTCGATTTCGTAATCGTGGGGCCTCCGACCCCGGGGTACCAGCACTGACGTGACGCGGAGGAGATCGTGAAGGAGTACCGATCGATGAAGATGACGCTGATCGCGGCGGCCACGGCCGCCTGTCTGGCGATGCCGTGGACCGGCGCGCGGGCGACGGAGCTGCGGCTGTCGACGCTCGCCGACGCCTCGATATCCCTCGAGGACGCGGACAACCAGCTCAACCCCTACGATTACGGGGCGAACCCCGCCTATCTCCTGCTCGATTTCGAGGAGCCGTGGATCCGCTTCCTCTTCGGCATCGAGGAGGAACGGGGGGACCTGAAGCGGTTCTACGATCCCCACCTGACGAACGATCTCTACGCCGGGTTCGAGGGGATCAAGAAGCTCGGCGACCGGCACGTCGCGCGCGGCTCGGTCACCTACGAGCGCTTGCGGCGGCGCGAGACCGCGTACAACCTCGAGATCGACGGCTACAACGATCCCTTCTACCTCGTCGACGAGACGATCGGGGATTTCACGTACTACGGTCCCTCGATCCACGTCGACTACGGCCTGCGGCTCCGGGACGACCTGCACATCGGCGCGGGATTCGACTACGACATCGGCACCGACCTCAAACAGGAGTACACGCGGCCGGAGATCGTGCACAACAACTTCCGGGGCAACCTCGGCCTCCTCTGGTCGCCGCGCGACCGCTGGATGTTCGGTCTCGTCGCCCGCCCGATCCGCACGCAGAACCGGACGAGCTTCGCGAAGACGGACGAGGGATTCGACAACATCTTCTACAGCTGGTACGGCGAGGGGATCGTCGAGGTGCGGGCCTCGTCGAGCTTCTCGATCCGAGAGGTCCTCAAGGGCGTCGATGTCGGCCTGCAGCAGTACTACATGGGCGAGCGCTTCCGCTTCGCCCTCCTCGCCGACTACACCCTCGAGCAGCTGAAGCTCCAGTACAACGCCACGCGCCGCGATCCGAAGGGGTTCTGGCAGGACGAGACGTGGGACGTCAAGGCGCGTGCGCGCTGGTACGTGGAATCGATGCCGCTCGTCCTCGGCGTCGAGGGACGCCTGATGAAGCAGGACGGGTGGGCGCGCCGCCCCGAGTACGACGACATCCTGCTCTTCGAGAACCCGGCGACGCTCGAGAGCGTCGGCGCGGGGCTCACCTACCGGATCGAGCCCCTGCGGCTCCTGACGAGCGTCGAGTACGTCATGAACCGCTGGGACATCGACGCGTTCGACTACGGCGCGAACGATTTCCGCTCGGCGGAGATCGTCCAGAACATCGGGCGGCTCGCCCTCGAGTACCGGGTGCTCAACATCTACTCGGTCCGCGGCGGCTTCGAGGTGATCGACTACCCGGTCGACCGCTGGCTCCAGCTCCCCGCGAACATGGACCGGTACCGCTTCACCGGCGGATTCGGGTACGCGACGGGGCGCTGGGAGATCGACACCCAGTTTCTCTACAGCAGTTACA
This genomic window from Candidatus Krumholzibacteriota bacterium contains:
- a CDS encoding DUF4876 domain-containing protein — protein: MRRLAAISLFAALALSWGCAKKMPNEPDGTGSIFATVADVSGFFEGSVPGEPFPLDGVEVRIQGRTHDFSGAVNTGNGSTASFDRLPAGRYSLFARKEVLDGDARKIFTGSADILVDGGGTVDANVTTDIVGTSDLLINEIFYAGSDASSFFFYDQYVEIHNSSGDTLYLDGMFLTRQTQTVYPDQNDIDHVRALYVFQFPGTPATGRQYPIAPGEYVVVAADAVDHSAWIPSSIDLSVADWEFFNPLANDYDNPDVPNIISINPYSRSDYLINLAHGSVVLATGEEYFFEEMDEETIRVGIPIGTVVDGVEYASSTDKTKQLTTRVDAGFAGIGNTRYSGQSAERREPGLDTNDSTFDFELSARPTIGYSHAE
- a CDS encoding DUF4876 domain-containing protein; amino-acid sequence: MSVRNATAVLAAAILAALAGCAKEMPGEPDGSGRLYVTVADISGFFPGSQPGVPFAVDSVEIRVQGRSHDYTGSLNTGSGSEGLFEKLPSGNYSVFARKEAFADGKKKVFTGSADILVVGTGIVEDSLITDIVGTSDLLINEVFYAGSDASSYFFYDQYVELYNSSRDTLYLDGKIITRQMQTYYPDQDEVDYVRALYAFQFPGTPVTGRRYPIAPGEFVVVAADAVNHQVWVPKSIDLSVADWEFFNPLGNDYDNLNVPNVTSIHPDSRIDYLINLSHGAVVLATGEEYSFYEYDEGKFQALIPISTVVDGIEYASTTEATKELTYRVDAGFAGLGNSKYSGQSTERRELGLDTNDSTFDFELSARPTVGYSHVQ
- a CDS encoding DUF4876 domain-containing protein, encoding MRKFAIAIAALLAALPACIKEKPSDPDGANSIVLYAVDTSRTAGEGWRTIAEATVRVNATTFYLQETYETDGEGKVAIAGLPAGEYIFVAEKTREEENVLILGNMSRTLRHVTGLVDTVFMSYLTASPLVINEVFYCGSDASKYYYYDQFIELYNSSNETIFLDGYIVCRGTQITGMVDFQAIDFALGYYGFAFPGTRGVTELCPIKPGRHLVIACDAIDHSLYSRFGVDLSGADWEFFSPLGNDYDVPGVPNLTTITDNGTDFSMNLNHAAVWIATGEEYWFEDYADPSSGTVSTYLHIPLWTVVDAVEYSANPESDKYISREVDAGLGGNGMARYTAQSIERRFPGLDSNNSTFDFVIVGPPTPGYQH